One window of the Camarhynchus parvulus chromosome 2, STF_HiC, whole genome shotgun sequence genome contains the following:
- the MTERF3 gene encoding transcription termination factor 3, mitochondrial: MAVWARHAARWGCLLSTARAAAELPRRLRGGGCPARACRELARLAVLPAGKEAALCGLQGYRQLSAGSCSPPDSAKDAAFSSPQSNLPSVQQEQAKPEILPDLNAKILDEAWDDIPPSSALEVISEEEAVQIIAEPLLPIQSTTLRDYVDHSETLAKLVHLGVDLSQVEKRQKAGQLLLTLDFEKDVKKILLFLKDVGVEDNQLGPFLTKNPYILGEDLEDLETRVAYLKSKKFGKSEIAQMVSRAPYLLLFSVERLDNRLGFFKNELGLSVKKTKDLVVRLPRLLTGKLEPVKENLQVCQIELGFQRNEIQQIVCKTPKILTASKKRLKQTFDYLHNIMGIPHHMLTRFPQVFNSKLLRIRERHMFLAFLGRAQYDPAQPSYISLDQLVSLPDEVFCTEIAKASMQDFENFLKTL, translated from the exons ATGGCCGTGTGGGCTCGGCACGCCGCCCGCTGGGGCTGCCTGCTGAGCACGGcccgtgctgctgctgagcttccTCGGAGGCTCAGGGGTGGCGGCTGCCCCGCACGGGCCTGCCGTGAGTTGGCCCgtctggctgtgctgcccgCTGGAAAGGAGGCGGCTCTGTGCGGACTGCAGGGGTACAGGCAGCTGTCCGCAGGGAGCTGTTCCCCGCCCGACAGCGCCAAGGAtgcagccttctcctctccccaaaGTAACCTGCCTTCAGTGCAACAGGaacaagcaaaaccagaaatattgCCTGACCTGAATGCAAAAATACTGGATGAAG CCTGGGATGACATCCCACCTTCATCTGCTTTGGAAGTGATTTCTGAGGAAGAAGCTGTACAGATCATTGCAGAACCACTTCTTCCCATTCAGTCTACCACGCTCCGAGATTATGTTGATCACTCAGAAACCCTTGCCAAACTTGTCCACCTAG GAGTTGACTTATCCCAAGTGGAGAAACGTCAAAAGGCAGGTCAGCTCTTACTGACCTTGGACTTtgaaaaagatgtaaaaaaaatacttctgtttctTAAGGATGTGGGTGTAGAAGACAATCAACTAGGACCATTCCTGACCAAAAATCCATACATCCTTGGTGAAGATCTGGAAGATTTAGAAACCAG AGTGGCTTACCTAAAATCAAAAAAATTTGGTAAGTCAGAAATTGCTCAGATGGTCTCAAGAGCTCCgtatttgctgttgttttcagtGGAAAGATTGGATAACAGATTGGGTTTCTTCAAAAATGAACTTGGTCTCAGTGTAAAAAAG ACAAAGGATCTGGTAGTTCGTCTTCCAAGGCTACTGACTGGCAAACTAGAGcctgtaaaagaaaatcttcag GTTTGTCAAATTGAACTTGGTTTTCAACGTAATGAAATTCAACAGATAGTGTGTAAAACTCCCAAGATTTTAACTGCAAGTAAAAAGAGACTCAAACAGACATTTGACTACTTACACAACATAATGGGCATTCCCCACCACATGCTTACTCGTTTTCCTCAG gtTTTCAACTCAAAGCTATTACGAATCAGAGAGAGGCATATGTTTCTTGCCTTCTTGGGAAGAGCCCAGTAtgacccagcccagcccagctacATCTCCCTGGATCAGCTGGTATCCCTGCCCGATGAGGTGTTTTGTACAGAGATTGCCAAAGCCTCTATGCAGGACTTCGAAAATTTCTTAAAAACACTTTGA
- the LOC115901369 gene encoding cytochrome b-c1 complex subunit 7 isoform X1: MAARAPVAGGGRLFERICKWYYNAAGFNKYGLMRDDTLYEDDDVKEALKRLPEHLYNERVFRIKRALDLSLKHQILPKDQWVKYEEDHRYLEPYLKEVIRERQEREAWNKK; this comes from the exons ATGGCGGCGAGGGCGCCTG TTGCAGGAGGTGGTCGCCTGTTTGAAAGGATTTGCAAGTGGTATTATAATGCAGCTGGGTTTAACAAATATG GATTAATGCGGGATGATACATTGTATGAAGATGATGATGTGAAAGAAGCACTGAAGAGACTTCCAGAGCATCTGTACAACGAGAGAGTGTTCCGCATAAAACGAGCGCTGGACTTAAGCTTGAAACATCAGATCCTTCCCAAAGACCAGTGGGTGAAGTATGAAGAG GATCACCGTTATCTTGAACCATATCTAAAAGAAGTAATCCGTGAAAGACAAGAAAGGGAAGCATGGAACAAGAAGTAA
- the LOC115901369 gene encoding cytochrome b-c1 complex subunit 7 isoform X2, with amino-acid sequence MRDDTLYEDDDVKEALKRLPEHLYNERVFRIKRALDLSLKHQILPKDQWVKYEEDHRYLEPYLKEVIRERQEREAWNKK; translated from the exons ATGCGGGATGATACATTGTATGAAGATGATGATGTGAAAGAAGCACTGAAGAGACTTCCAGAGCATCTGTACAACGAGAGAGTGTTCCGCATAAAACGAGCGCTGGACTTAAGCTTGAAACATCAGATCCTTCCCAAAGACCAGTGGGTGAAGTATGAAGAG GATCACCGTTATCTTGAACCATATCTAAAAGAAGTAATCCGTGAAAGACAAGAAAGGGAAGCATGGAACAAGAAGTAA